Sequence from the Streptomyces sp. NBC_00440 genome:
GACGCCCACCTGGTCGGCCGGGAAGCGTTCTGCCAGGTCCAGGGCCTGGGTCAGGGTCGAGACCACGCAGCGGTCCGCGGCGAACATCGGGTGCAGCGGCTCGATCGCGAGACGCACACCACGCTCGGCCGCGTACGGGCCCAGTTCGGCCAGCGCGTCCGCGATCCGCTCGCGTGCCCCGTGCAGATCCTTCGAGCCCGCCGGCAGGCCGCCCGAGACCAGCACCAGGGTGTCCGTGCCCAGCGCCGCCGCCTCGTCGACCGCCGTACGGTTGTCCGCCAGCGCCGCCGCCCGCCCGGCCGGATCGGTCGCGGTGAGGAACCCGCCCCGGCAGAGCGTCGTGACGCTCAGGCCGGCATCCCGTACGAGTGCGGCTGCCGCCTCCACTCCGTACTGCTGGACCGGTTCGCGCCAGAGCCCGATCCCCGGAACGCCCAAGTCGGTGCAGGCGGTGACGAGTTCGGGCAGGCTGAGCTGCTTCACGGTCATCTGGTTGATGCTGAAGCGGGCGAGGTCCGCGGTCACTGGGCGACTCCGTACACACTGAGCAAGGACTTCATCCGGCTCTCCGCGAGCGCCGGGTCGGGGAAGAGGCCGAGGCGGTCGGCCAGTTCGTACGCCCGCGCCAGGTGCGGCAGTGAGCGCGCCGACTGGAGGCCGCCCACCATCGTGAAGTGCGACTGATGTCCGGCCAGCCAGGCGAGGAGGACCACGCCCGTCTTGTAGAAGCGGGTCGGGGTCTGGAAGAGGTGTCGCGACAGCTCGACCGTGGGGTCCAGGATGTCGCGGAAACCCTGGCTGTCCCCGGTGTCCAGGACGCGGACCGCCTCGGCGGCCAGCGGGCCGAGCGGGTCGAAGATGCCGAGCAGGGCATGGCTGAAGCCGCGCTCGTCGCCCGCGATCAGCTCGGGGTAGTTGAAGTCGTCCCCGGTGTAGCAGCGGACCCCGTCGGGGAGCCTGCGGCGCAGCTCCACCTCGCGTCGGGCGTCGAGCAGCGACACCTTGATGCCGTCCACCTTGTCCGGGTGGGCCGCGATGACCTCCAGGAACGTGTCGGTC
This genomic interval carries:
- a CDS encoding sugar phosphate isomerase/epimerase family protein, giving the protein MTVKQLSLPELVTACTDLGVPGIGLWREPVQQYGVEAAAALVRDAGLSVTTLCRGGFLTATDPAGRAAALADNRTAVDEAAALGTDTLVLVSGGLPAGSKDLHGARERIADALAELGPYAAERGVRLAIEPLHPMFAADRCVVSTLTQALDLAERFPADQVGVAVDTYHIWWDDQAPAQVARAGAGGRICTFQLADWTTPLPAGVLNGRGQIGDGSVDMREWRERVDAAGYTGPVEVELFNEELWARDGVELLRETAERFVRYAL